A segment of the Candidatus Nitrososphaera gargensis Ga9.2 genome:
CAGGCGCAGCGGGTATGGAAGTTAAGGGGTGGAACGAATTGCTTGCAAAAGCGATGGATTCTAAGAGGCAACAAGCTAGCTAATATATTGCATCTGTCAATTGCATATCGCTTGTCTGCTGGCAATGTTGAAAGGACTCACATGGAAATCCCTTCAATAGAATTATCAGAACGTACTTTGACTGACATTTGTACCATTATTGATGAACAAAGACAGCAAATTGATGGTGAAGAACCACGCGTTACTTACACGGTTAAAGAAAAAACCAGAGATTTTGTGACGCATAATTCTGAGGATTTTATCAAGCACGCCATAACTCGGGAACTTGGAAGAATTGAGATTTGGTATTATCATAGTAAGAGAAAAATCAGAATTGATCTAGTGGTCAAGTCTTATGGTCATTCAGATTTTACAGTAGAGGCCGACAATCGAATATGGGTAGACGGAATAACCAGAAGATTAGAAGGTGTATTTAGAAGCTACAAAACAAATAACGACCTTTTTCACTCTCGTTGGAAAAGTGCTATTCCGATCTACATCGGGCTGGGTGTTTTATTAGGCGTCACAATCTTGCTCGTCGGGTCATCCTTTATACCCATTATATCAGAGGATGGAGAAGATAACACTCTCGCAGCATGGACTTTTATTGGTGGCTTTGTTGGAGCGTGGTCAATATTGGGATGGAACGGACTATTCGAGTGGTTATTCCCAGAAGTTGAGACAGAGTACACTCCACAGAAAAAATATAGAAAAAGATTATTGACAGTGATAAGCACAGTGCTTGGCACTATTAGTTTAGGCTTATTCGTAAACTATCTCTTTGCTATACTTCAGAACTAATCCCAACTTTTTTTCAACAACCGTTTCTAACACCCGAAGATTAAACAAAATCAAAATTTACAACATTTGTGATTTTATGTTGCAATTAACATCGATATCATGCTCATGACACGCATAAATCATATCCGTTCTTGCAAGTCCTACATGGGTATATATTCACGCATAAATCCGGATCTGCACGGTCCGCGGCATTCGGGAAAACGCGAAAAAATGGGACGACTGCATCAGGATTCGGGCATCGACCTTTTTACAAGTTCCATCGCGTAGTGTCCACCCCCAGGCCATGCCAGAAAAATAAAACTGTTCCAGCAGCGATTCTATCTCCGCGGAATATTTTGCAACATCAGGGTCCATGTACAGTCCGCGTAACGTTTCATTGCCCCTGATGAGCTTTCGGATGTGCCGGTCGTGCCGCCGCTTGATGTCGCGGTCCTTCAAGGATAGCGGTTGCGTCCTTTTTGATTTTCTTGTCATCGGCAGAGACGTTTTCTGTCGCAATATTTAGAATCGCGTTTATCCTTCGTTGTCCTGAAAGGATAAATCAAGCCTAATCACACTAGATCGGTTGTCGACGGACCTTGCAGAGGAGCTAAAAATCCAATCGGTCAGGGATTTAGAGCAAGCGAAGTCAATACTGAAACAGGGAGAAAACTTGGAACATGTTGCTTGGTTCTGCGAGCAGAGCTATGAGAAGCTGATAAAGCATGTCTATGCGCATTTCAAAATCAAGATACAGAACAGAAGCGTCAGCGGCGTATATGACAAGATATTCCGCGCAGGACATTACGACTCACCTGACCTTGTCCTGAACATGCTAGGAGAATTGGCAAGGGAATTCTGGGATATGTATAACAGAGGCCTAAGTGTACTACCTAAGTTGTCTGATTCTGATAGAACCATATTGAAACGATTCATAGATAATGTCCCACAAGATGCACTTAGGCGGAATGAACGCCACATAGAATCCATAAGAAGGAAGATCGATATGGTAGTAAACAAAGACAAAGAGTTTGAATCATTTCTCAGAAATTCAACTTATGAGAAGCTTCATGAATCCATGATGAAATACGACTACAATCAAATTATAGATCAAACTGTTGCGAAGAATACGGCTGGGCTTGAGGGTCTTGTGGGCGTTGACCCGAATGTATTGATGAAGGGAATAAACTCCCAGCTGTACAAAGACTACTATCTTTTTGTCGCTAAACTTCTGGGCTTGGCAGAATGGCTGTTGCCAAATATTTCAGGATCTAGATACCCTTTAAGGGAGTCTGGATTTGGTAACCTGAAGCTGTACAGAGAGTTGAATGACCAGCTAATCTTGTTCTTTGGATATATGGTATCTATTCTAGACGGATTGCAGACTGGGAAAGACCGTTTCATTTCAAGTATAATTTCTATATTGAAGACGGGAAGCGATCAGCATTAGTTATTGATCAAAGATGCGGGATGGCGAGTACGCCTTTGACATATTGTGCCAGCTTAAAAGCTAGCAGGGGAGGAACTGCGTTTCCAATCAGTGTTTCAATTTCTCTCTGTGCAGTAGGAGTGAGTTTGTAATAGAATGGAAATGATTGTATCGTCAGAGCTTCTATATGATTTAGAACCCGCAGGCCGTCATGGTCTTGAATATGAGCAGAAGTTTTAGCAAATGAATTGTATCTGCATGTTACAGTTTGATAGGGTCGATGAATCGCCTCCGGTCTGAATGCTTTCAGCTTGGCAGGGCTTTGTGTAAAAAGTAATAACTAATAAAAACAAAGTCATGCAATCAAACAGCTATCCAAGCATGGATTGTTGACTTTTTAAACAAAGCTGCTTGGCAGATTGCTCCGTGTCAAGATACTTCTGCCCGATTTTATCGGGCTTAAGCTTGATATTTGAAAAGAATGCTCGCTCACGGCCTTGCAGGACTCCGAAATCTCCTGCATAGAATACCTCTTTGAAAGGAGCCTGAACATAATCAATGCATTCTGGAACATTTTCCATTATCCAAACTTTGGGTTTGACTTCGTTGACTATTCTCATGAACTCGTCGCACAGTTCAGTATTGCATTCTCTAGTCTTTGTGTTTGCAGAACTGAACGTCTGGCATGGTGGGCTTCCGATGACAACATCTATCTTTCCCACAAATGGTTTGCCATCAAAAATTCTCAGGTCTTGGCAGACTGCATTGCCAATATTTGCTTGGTATGTCTCACAAACAGTATTCCAATTGTCCACTCCTAACACGTGTTTGAATCCTGCCTTTACAAAACCTAGGGAAAATCCGCCCGCTCCGCAGAATAAATCAATGAAAGTCGGACCATCGTTCACTCATTCACCTTTTCTTCTGGACGTGCTTGGCCTTGCACAATGGGCAGATGCAAGTGTGGCGCTTGATGGTTATGCGGTCCACATCAATATCGATGTCGATGTGGATTTAAGCCGATTTCGATACTGCATTATATACTTTAGCCTGATACTATTGAACCCGATAATGCCTTACCACAAATCTATTAGGTACAAATTCAATAATCACTTCATACAGGCCACTGCCATTGGGGTAGCTGTATTCGATGTGATACATTATGAAAAGTCTGTTAGGAGGTTCCTGCTGCAACGTTCTGAGACGGGCGATAACAGGTATATCAAATCGTAACGGTACGGTTTCTCCTGGCATAACTACTGCGGGTGGTCCAAATTGTGCATTGTTAAAGACTTCTGCTGTTGGTTCATCAGCGCGCAATTGTATTACGCTTTGGAATCTGACGTTCTCTGCAGGGAGCTGACCATAATTCTTGATAAAAAGAATTCCCGTATTGATGATGCCATCCAATGGCTGCCCTAATCTTATCATTTCATTAACGCGCTCTGCAGTAATTTGTTCTCTGTTAGGAAGGAATATCCCTTCTTCCACCAAATCTTCCCTCCCAAGCCAAGGCCTAAGTTGTGCATTCATTTGTGTTTTGGTTAGAGATACCTGTTCTTCGAGGTTCTTGTTCTGGCGCCTAAGCTCGATGACTTGATCTTTGGAGAATGACATATTGGTGACAAGAGCAACGACGGTAACTAACCCAACACCTATAGACATGATCAAACCAATAAGGGTATAGCCATTTAGCTCTGTCTGCAACTGATCACTAAGTGAAATTACAGGGATATTCCATGTAGATTCCTCTCTTGTAACAAAATCTCCTGAAGTTGCATTTGAAATAATTGAAATCAATCTTATTTGGTTCAGGCCTTCCCGATCTGAAAAGAATATTCTATAATGTTCCTTCGAAGAAAAAGGTTCTACTATTAGAGGATTTGCAAAGCTAAATTGTTTGAAAACGTCCCCACCAACAATCACCTCGAGCTGAGAATCTATTGACAGAGGAAAGTCAGCCTTATTCTTGTAAAGAACTTTGTATTCCAATTCATCATTTGGAGCGGCAGGTCTGCTTCTAAAGTGATTGTTTATTGTGATATCTCCACTTATGAATTCATTCTCAAAACTATAGTTTACAAGCTGACCAGTAAGAGCTTTCGGAAGATTAATGTAAAAGGCAGTCAAGACAGGCAGAACACCGAAAAATAGTACTCCGATAATCGCATAGAAAACGATAGATTTGCGCTTTTTCTCTCGGCTACTGGCCAATGACTGTCTAAAGCTTATTATCGTAGAATTCTATATTAATATCTAATAGAACTTTCGGCTAACGATTTTGACGGTGAAGAATACAGCGTTGCTAGGCATACTGTTTACACGATAATCTTATTTTCTGGTCAGCGCTAGCAGGCTTGGATGTCCGACACGGAAAATCCTGTGGCCATATTCATCAGTTACAATTCCGCAGATAAACAAATAGCTTCCAACATTGCCATTTTTCTTGCCGCTGAAAATATTCCGACGTGGTTTGACGAATGGAAAGTATCTGCTGGCGACTCGATAGTGGGAGAAGTGCAAGAAGGACTGAAGGGATGCACTCACTTCTTGATTTTGTGGTCGAAAAACTCGAACAAATCGAATTGGGTCAGAAAGGAACTGGAATCGACAATCGCTAGGGCCATACAGACGAAGGTACCAAGGATTATTCCGATACGCCTTGACGACACGCCATTACCTGCCCTCTTGGCCGATATCAAGTACCTTAGATATAGAGGGGGAACGGAACGCGACCGTTACGATCTGGTCGAATCAATCAGTGGTAAGAAGCCGAGCGCAGACTTTATCCGCGCGATAGTTAAGAAATACAAGGAAGTCGTCCGTGATCCTGATGCTGAGGGACCTTTTGAATACAAGGTCTGCCCTGAGTGCGGCTCGGATAACTTGGAAGGTTCGTCATTTGTTTCCAGTGACGAGGAGTTTTACGTCCTAGGATGCAAAGAGTGTGGATGGTCTACGGTGAGTCAGTAATGGACTGTTCAACGTAGTTGATTATAACATTACAGCCTACAAAATAAACGATGAATGATAGCGAAAAATTTATTGTAAGAAGATACAACGATAGTATATGAATCCCTGGAATTAAGCTTCCAATTCAGCCGAAAGAGCTATTCACCGAGGGTACCCGCGAGCTTTCATTGAAAGATCTTACCACTGAAAATCTTACCACTGAAAAATTGAGCAGTTAAAGGCAGACGGGGAATTGAAATTAGCCACAAAAGAGACGCCCGTATTTCAGGAGGGAATAGTCGCGTACTTGGACATACTGGGATTTTCAAGGAAGAAGGACGAAGATGAGGTTGACAGGTGCTTTACAGATTTCCCAAATCCCTTGATATATGCCGCAAAAATATTCGACAAAGTTCGATTCAGCATGTTTAGCGACTGCGCCGTGTTGGCGGCAGACCAAAAGGACGCGGCTGATCTCATTGCGACTATCCGTTCAGCATTTCGAAACTGGTCCTTTGACGGAATCTTGGTACGCGGTAGTATCTGCCTAGGAACTTACGTCGAAAGGAAATCTATATTCTATGAGACTGCGCCACCTAACTTCAGGGGGGTTTATCATTTCGGGTACTGGCCTTGTAAAAGCTGCGAAGCTGGAAGAAAAGAAGCCAGCCGCGTTGCTTTTCACAGACGATGAATGCGCTAAATTTCTGAAAGAGCGATATCAAGAACCTGTGTTCTGCTACGGTCCATACAAGGTAATCGGATGGTCCGATGACCCTGCTGTTCTCAAGTGGTTTATGGGAGTATCCTTGGTGAGAGCCCTAAAACTTCTAGCAACGAAGAATAAGAAATTTCGAGACCCTGTAAAGAAAATGCTCATTAGTGTTAATCATGCTCTTGAATTTGACAAGGACTACTTCCTCCATGGTTTGATGTTGATGACATTGTCCGCTCCCTTCGTCCATCCTTGGGCAAAAAAGATAGTTTGCGATATACTCGGTATAAAGGAAGCCCACTTCCAAAAAATTAAGCCTGCAATAGACGGAGCTTTGAAAGGCAGAAATGGACTTCAATTTTTAGAAGGGCTAGCCGATTCCGATTCTAGTATGCCTTCTTATGTGCATGTCAAGGACCCTTTGAAAGATTGACTTCAACGCTACGGATTACAAGTTAAATACTGAGGTTATTTTCTATTCGTAGTCTCTATGGACTGGTCAGAAGTTCAGAAGCTTATAGGAGACCTAGAACGAGTGCGAGTAGATTACAAAGAAACACCCTACTTAGAAGCAGATCCCAAGGATATTGCAGCCGATTTGGTGGCATTTGCGAATAGACAAGGTAGACATATCCTTGTTGGAATAAAGGATGATAAATCAAAGGAAGGCAAGAAAATCAATGCAGACGAATCCCAACTGCGGATCTTGAACATTGCAAACAATAATTGCAGTCCTCCAGTCAGTTTATCCTTTGACTTCCATTCTGCATCGGATGGGGATGTTTTGATAGTATATGTTCATCGCAAAAAAGACATGCCGCATGCGGTTGTGGAAAGAAGAGGCGCAGAGATTTACCGAAGAACCTATTATGTCAGAAGCGGCGGTGGTAAGCGTCTGGTCGATGATAGTGTTCTCCGGTTTCTCTTTCGTGAGCAATTTGAATTAGAGATAGATACTGCTGCTAGCCTATGTTTTTGGTACGATCGTTCCTCTCCTACCCAAAATATCATGGAAGGGGTCGCGGATTATTCTAATTACATGTATGCAT
Coding sequences within it:
- a CDS encoding DNA cytosine methyltransferase, with amino-acid sequence MKAFRPEAIHRPYQTVTCRYNSFAKTSAHIQDHDGLRVLNHIEALTIQSFPFYYKLTPTAQREIETLIGNAVPPLLAFKLAQYVKGVLAIPHL
- a CDS encoding DNA cytosine methyltransferase, whose product is MNDGPTFIDLFCGAGGFSLGFVKAGFKHVLGVDNWNTVCETYQANIGNAVCQDLRIFDGKPFVGKIDVVIGSPPCQTFSSANTKTRECNTELCDEFMRIVNEVKPKVWIMENVPECIDYVQAPFKEVFYAGDFGVLQGRERAFFSNIKLKPDKIGQKYLDTEQSAKQLCLKSQQSMLG
- a CDS encoding toll/interleukin-1 receptor domain-containing protein, whose amino-acid sequence is MSDTENPVAIFISYNSADKQIASNIAIFLAAENIPTWFDEWKVSAGDSIVGEVQEGLKGCTHFLILWSKNSNKSNWVRKELESTIARAIQTKVPRIIPIRLDDTPLPALLADIKYLRYRGGTERDRYDLVESISGKKPSADFIRAIVKKYKEVVRDPDAEGPFEYKVCPECGSDNLEGSSFVSSDEEFYVLGCKECGWSTVSQ